In the genome of Aptenodytes patagonicus chromosome 18, bAptPat1.pri.cur, whole genome shotgun sequence, one region contains:
- the TTF1 gene encoding transcription termination factor 1 isoform X1, giving the protein MTEKASADDFQVQDFFKKKNKKKHKERNKKHENDERESIQNAELSRASSLLFEDRAAQSGEGCKKKKKHKNKREKQQSSLDNSCVGLEHETSNEAGVDASQKKKKKKKRKHNDSADEHSEVTCVTVNPHSTASCQEINADYVYLKQSVKKKRKDKLPEEGEVHELPTSETYDKNDNKRSKKKRKKKRGSSTQDMLEDTDVAVGQSLLSSPKQNRQREDTVLPLPTEEGGVATPQQWHEDGGRDASPAVSEDSMEVPANFSKPTKAADPSPRKTPVRARKAKKSSAFVMEESSSESDVMTPEPSASNRKKDQNSSFTEMAASDELSLDDEDCLDSTMCLIVDLDTAKQELEEFIPHVRNISDSSIRKMAGRDLARFKQFKKQGIAVKFGRFSQKENNQIRKNVEEFLLITGIDSAEKLLFTSRYPEDKDTINRLKAEHLFCEKLSEGIPRPWRLIYYRARKMFDPNNYKGRYTKEEKEKLKKYHALHGNDWKKISEMMSRSNLSVAMKYSEIKSAINYGPWSKEETQKLRRAVEEVIRKRMETEDANSLSSSEKSHREILIDSEKLYQKLPWTEIEAKVGTRYWRQCKQKWTTILTNKMTKGQQLYRGTKGLQAKINLIKRLYEMKVEDANEVNWEELSNTIGDVPKAYVQAKFYKLKVSCVPFWQKKTFSEIIDYLFEEKLPELEEKLEKRKGKHLSSDNSTARQQKKAFRLSDIFDSNEESD; this is encoded by the exons atgacagaaaaaGCAAGTGCAGATGATTTTCAAGTTCAGGATTTTTTCAagaagaagaataagaaaaaacacaaagaacgcaataagaaacatgaaaatgatGAACGAGAAAGTATACAAAACGCAGAGCTTAGCCGTGCCTCTTCACTGCTGTTTGAAGATCGAGCAGCACAGAGTGGTGAAGGctgtaagaagaagaaaaaacacaagaacaagCGGGAGAAGCAACAGTCTTCGTTAGATAATTCTTGTGTAGGACTGGAACATGAAACTAGTAATGAAGCTGGAGTGGATGcttcccaaaagaaaaagaaaaaaaagaagcggAAGCATAACGACAGTGCAGATGAGCACAGTGAGGTAACTTGTGTCACAGTAAATCCGCATAGCACTGCTAGTTGTCAGGAGATCAATGCTGATTACgtttatttaaaacaatctgttaagaagaaaaggaaagataaattGCCTGAAGAGGGTGAGGTACACGAGCTGCCTACCTCAGAAACATACGataaaaatgacaataaaagatcaaaaaagaagaggaagaagaaaagaggcagtAGTACCCAAGATATGCTGGAAGACACAGATGTAGCCGTTGGCCAGTCACTGTTGTCATCTCCCAAGCAAAACAGGCAAAGGGAAGACACAGTCTTGCCGTTACCTACAGAAGAGGGTGGTGTGGCAACGCCCCAGCAATGGCACGAAGATGGTGGCCGTGATGCTTCTCCTGCCGTGAGTGAAGATTCTATGGAGGTACCTGCTAATTTTTCTAAGCCGACTAAAGCAGCTGATCCATCTCCTCGAAAAACTCCGGTGCGTGctagaaaggcaaaaaaaagcagcGCTTTTGTCATGGAAGAAAGCTCTTCAGAATCTGATGTAAT GACACCGGAACCCTCGGCATCAAATAGAAAGAAGGACCAGAATAGTTCCTTTACTGAAATGGCAGCCTCTGATGAGCTTAGTCTGGATGATGAAGACTGCCTGGACTCTACCATGTGTTTAATCGTGGATCTGGATACTGCAAAACAAGAATTGGAAGAGTTTATTCCTCATGTGAGGAATATATCGGACAGTTCAATCAGGAAGATGGCTGGAAGAGACTTAGCGAggtttaaacagtttaaaaaacaag GTATTGCTGTCAAGTTTGGCAGATTTTCCCAGAAGGAAAATAATCAAATCCGGAAGAATGTTGAAGAGTTCTTACTGATTACTGGAATAGACAGTGCTGAAAAACTCCTGTTTACCTCGAGGTATCCAGAAGATAAGGACACTATCAATCGCCTAAAAGCAGAACATCTTTTTTGTGAAAAACTTT CTGAGGGCATACCACGACCCTGGAGGCTGATCTATTATCGAGCAAGGAAGATGTTTGACCCAAATAATTACAAAGGGAG GTAtactaaggaagaaaaagaaaaattaaagaagtaTCATGCTCTGCATGGCAATGATTGGAAGAAGATTTCTGAGATGATGTCCCGTTCTAACCTCTCAGTTGCTATGAAATACTCTGAAATCAAATCGG cTATTAATTATGGCCCTTGGTCAAAGGAGGAGACCCAGAAGTTAAGGCGTGCAGTGGAGGAGGTGATTAGGAAAAGAATGGAAACGGAAGATGCAAATTCTCTTTCATCATCGGAAAAGTCACATAGAGAGATCTTGATTGACTCTGAGAAACTGTACCAGAAATTACCATGGACTGAGATTGAAGCTAAAGTGGGAACTCGATATTGGAGACAATGTAAACAGAAATG GACTACAATTTTAACAAACAAGATGACCAAAGGGCAGCAGTTATATAGGGGGACCAAAGGATTACAGGCCAAGATCAATCTTATTAAAAG ATTGTATGAGATGAAAGTGGAGGATGCTAATGAAGTGAACTGGGAAGAACTCAGTAACACTATTGg AGATGTCCCTAAAGCCTATGTTCAAGCAAAATTTTATAAGCTAAAAGTCTCCTGTGTCCCTTTTTGgcaaaaaaagaccttttctg aaattattgATTATCTTTTTGAAGAGAAACTTCCAGAACTTgaagaaaagttagaaaaaaggaaagggaagcaCCTTAGTTCTGACAATTCAACAGCCAGGCAACAGAAGAAGGCTTTCCGACTCAGTGACATTTTTGACTCCAATGAAGAGAGTGATTAA
- the TTF1 gene encoding transcription termination factor 1 isoform X2 — protein sequence MTEKASADDFQVQDFFKKKNKKKHKERNKKHENDERESIQNAELSRASSLLFEDRAAQSGEGCKKKKKHKNKREKQQSSLDNSCVGLEHETSNEAGVDASQKKKKKKKRKHNDSADEHSEVTCVTVNPHSTASCQEINADYVYLKQSVKKKRKDKLPEEGEVHELPTSETYDKNDNKRSKKKRKKKRGSSTQDMLEDTDVAVGQSLLSSPKQNRQREDTVLPLPTEEGGVATPQQWHEDGGRDASPAVSEDSMEVPANFSKPTKAADPSPRKTPVRARKAKKSSAFVMEESSSESDVMTPEPSASNRKKDQNSSFTEMAASDELSLDDEDCLDSTMCLIVDLDTAKQELEEFIPHVRNISDSSIRKMAGRDLARFKQFKKQGIAVKFGRFSQKENNQIRKNVEEFLLITGIDSAEKLLFTSRYPEDKDTINRLKAEHLFCEKLSEGIPRPWRLIYYRARKMFDPNNYKGRYTKEEKEKLKKYHALHGNDWKKISEMMSRSNLSVAMKYSEIKSAINYGPWSKEETQKLRRAVEEVIRKRMETEDANSLSSSEKSHREILIDSEKLYQKLPWTEIEAKVGTRYWRQCKQKWTTILTNKMTKGQQLYRGTKGLQAKINLIKRLYEMKVEDANEVNWEELSNTIGNY from the exons atgacagaaaaaGCAAGTGCAGATGATTTTCAAGTTCAGGATTTTTTCAagaagaagaataagaaaaaacacaaagaacgcaataagaaacatgaaaatgatGAACGAGAAAGTATACAAAACGCAGAGCTTAGCCGTGCCTCTTCACTGCTGTTTGAAGATCGAGCAGCACAGAGTGGTGAAGGctgtaagaagaagaaaaaacacaagaacaagCGGGAGAAGCAACAGTCTTCGTTAGATAATTCTTGTGTAGGACTGGAACATGAAACTAGTAATGAAGCTGGAGTGGATGcttcccaaaagaaaaagaaaaaaaagaagcggAAGCATAACGACAGTGCAGATGAGCACAGTGAGGTAACTTGTGTCACAGTAAATCCGCATAGCACTGCTAGTTGTCAGGAGATCAATGCTGATTACgtttatttaaaacaatctgttaagaagaaaaggaaagataaattGCCTGAAGAGGGTGAGGTACACGAGCTGCCTACCTCAGAAACATACGataaaaatgacaataaaagatcaaaaaagaagaggaagaagaaaagaggcagtAGTACCCAAGATATGCTGGAAGACACAGATGTAGCCGTTGGCCAGTCACTGTTGTCATCTCCCAAGCAAAACAGGCAAAGGGAAGACACAGTCTTGCCGTTACCTACAGAAGAGGGTGGTGTGGCAACGCCCCAGCAATGGCACGAAGATGGTGGCCGTGATGCTTCTCCTGCCGTGAGTGAAGATTCTATGGAGGTACCTGCTAATTTTTCTAAGCCGACTAAAGCAGCTGATCCATCTCCTCGAAAAACTCCGGTGCGTGctagaaaggcaaaaaaaagcagcGCTTTTGTCATGGAAGAAAGCTCTTCAGAATCTGATGTAAT GACACCGGAACCCTCGGCATCAAATAGAAAGAAGGACCAGAATAGTTCCTTTACTGAAATGGCAGCCTCTGATGAGCTTAGTCTGGATGATGAAGACTGCCTGGACTCTACCATGTGTTTAATCGTGGATCTGGATACTGCAAAACAAGAATTGGAAGAGTTTATTCCTCATGTGAGGAATATATCGGACAGTTCAATCAGGAAGATGGCTGGAAGAGACTTAGCGAggtttaaacagtttaaaaaacaag GTATTGCTGTCAAGTTTGGCAGATTTTCCCAGAAGGAAAATAATCAAATCCGGAAGAATGTTGAAGAGTTCTTACTGATTACTGGAATAGACAGTGCTGAAAAACTCCTGTTTACCTCGAGGTATCCAGAAGATAAGGACACTATCAATCGCCTAAAAGCAGAACATCTTTTTTGTGAAAAACTTT CTGAGGGCATACCACGACCCTGGAGGCTGATCTATTATCGAGCAAGGAAGATGTTTGACCCAAATAATTACAAAGGGAG GTAtactaaggaagaaaaagaaaaattaaagaagtaTCATGCTCTGCATGGCAATGATTGGAAGAAGATTTCTGAGATGATGTCCCGTTCTAACCTCTCAGTTGCTATGAAATACTCTGAAATCAAATCGG cTATTAATTATGGCCCTTGGTCAAAGGAGGAGACCCAGAAGTTAAGGCGTGCAGTGGAGGAGGTGATTAGGAAAAGAATGGAAACGGAAGATGCAAATTCTCTTTCATCATCGGAAAAGTCACATAGAGAGATCTTGATTGACTCTGAGAAACTGTACCAGAAATTACCATGGACTGAGATTGAAGCTAAAGTGGGAACTCGATATTGGAGACAATGTAAACAGAAATG GACTACAATTTTAACAAACAAGATGACCAAAGGGCAGCAGTTATATAGGGGGACCAAAGGATTACAGGCCAAGATCAATCTTATTAAAAG ATTGTATGAGATGAAAGTGGAGGATGCTAATGAAGTGAACTGGGAAGAACTCAGTAACACTATTGg aaattattgA